A genomic region of Papaver somniferum cultivar HN1 chromosome 7, ASM357369v1, whole genome shotgun sequence contains the following coding sequences:
- the LOC113294710 gene encoding uncharacterized protein LOC113294710 gives MDKNATAEEKTGLRSGVELVKSGSDKLLRPSARYTVSKDASDFSDREKGRYTLIKDSDDHPLGLYDKPLPCFGCGIGWFSFLLGFLIPLMWYYATILYFGNYYRKDPRERAGLAASAIAALICTVVLIVTALVPSIF, from the exons ATGGATAAAA ATGCTACTGCTGAAGAGAAGACGGGTTTAAGGAGTGGTGTCGAGTTGGTGAAATCTGGTTCAGATAAGCTTCTGAGACCATCCGCCAGATATACAGTGTCTAAAG ATGCTAGCGATTTCAGTGACCGTGAAAAAGGTAGATATACCCTGATCAAAGATTCAGATGACCACCCTCTAGGATTGTATGACAAACCGCTTCCGTGTTTTGGCTGTGGGATTGGATGGTTCTC CTTCCTACTTGGATTTCTGATACCTCTAATGTGGTACTACGCGACGATACTCTACTTCGGGAATTACTACCGCAAGGACCCAAGGGAAAGAGCTGGTCTTGCTGCCTCTGCCATTGCT GCTTTGATATGTACAGTTGTGTTGATAGTCACGGCTCTTGTTCCCAGTATATTCTAA